Within the Periophthalmus magnuspinnatus isolate fPerMag1 chromosome 7, fPerMag1.2.pri, whole genome shotgun sequence genome, the region ACCCAGAAGGAGCCTCCTTTAATCAGTGGCGGGAGCCTGCCACCCATCGCCTGTAAATCTCTGTACTGGAATGGTTCATAGCCACCCAGTTGGCCTTGTGCAGTTACTCTCAATGGATAGTTACCTGGATACTTACTCTGTGTCTTACTCTGTAGTGCACTCCGTGTCCCAATGGGAGACCGTTTGGGGATGCagctttttcctcctctctttcttcctttttgaGCTgctttatttaataattttgtcATTGCTGCACTTTCTGTCACTTCTTTGTCTATCTGTTGTTCCTCCTTACTGTCCTCTGAGTCACTGCTTTCAGTATTTCTGTAATCATAAAGTTCAAAGGGTTTTATTGTGGTTTGGCTCTTTACACTATCTACATCGGATGAGACTATCTGTTCCCTTTGTTGTGCTCGCTCTCTTCGACTCTGATCCAGTGTTGCCTGTAACTCTGCATTGTAAATGTCTAATTCTGCCTTTTGTATTTCCAATGCCCTCACCTTGTCTTGGCTCACTTGTAATTCTCTTAATAAATGTTCAGTTCTAATTTTagcttcctctctctgtttatcttgtgttttgtgctataGATATAGTTGGGCCATGAAGCGCTGCTGCTCCTATCCCCAAGGTCAGGTCTGATAGTGACCCATGTCTGCGTAACTCTTTCCTTCGTTTACCACACTCTGCTAATGTTACCAAGTCTTCCTCACTCTGCAACTCAGTTTTTATATTACCTGAAAATTTCATTACCAGGGCCATTACATGTGTCTGGTCTGGATTcaaacgaggaggaggaggtggtgcgCTAGGAATTGTAGGATACACAGAATTCGTCTGTTTTAAttggtcctcctctctccagtgCATCTTTTTAGTCACTTGCTTTTGTGTGTCAGGTTTAGGCCTGGGTGTGGGCTTACTTACCTTGGTGAGCGCTGAGCATACCACAGCACAGCTATGCGCCACACGTCGTATCTCCTCGCATGCTTCCACTTTTTTACTTAGTGCTTTTTTCTGAAATATACTttccctttgtctctcctctgtggtcTGCCCCATCACGTACTGTGATTCCTCCTCTCCTACCCACAACTTACACATATTTTCCCAGCATGGATCTGTCCTCATGTCTTTGGGCATAGTTACCTGTGCGCGAATCCATTCTTTATTCaacctttcttttttctttggcCTTTTTGCTTTTCTCTATGCCTGCCAGCACTTGCTCCTCCACTTTTTGCCACATATCTAACCATTCTCCATCCAGTGAGTCCTTGCCGCCCTCTAGTTGCGGACATCCACCAAACTCTTCACACTCCCTTGTAAACTCTTCCTccatagttctgtttttgttcttttgcttattattataatttcttttaatttttctattttttatcaatatttttttatgttttgttttattatttttattattatattattttttttttttttcgtgagGGACTCTAACCCTTCACCAGGGACTTGAACCCTGTACCCTTATTATTTTTGGGGGACCCAAAACTCCCCAGGGAAGGGTTGTACGCACCCAGCTACGTAGGGACACGTCTGCCCACTACACCAGTCCACGGTGGGTCACAGGACTCGAACCTGTCTTAGTATCAGGACTTGAACCTGAACTCGGCCGGTAACCTTTTccgtgaaaaaaaataaaaataaaaaataaaaaaataaaaaaataattaataaattaattaataataataattatatatatatatatatatatatatatatatatatatatatatatatatatatatatatatatatatatatatatatatatatatatacatatttatttatttatttatttatttattttttttttttttaagggacTTTAACCCCGTGATAATATTACACCTGTAATTCACCAGTTACCCCGTGGCCCCTCTGTCCCTAAAATGCTATTTTAATATGGTCAGTTTGCTAAATTTAACCACAGGCGGCACCAGACAGCACGGTGACTTCCTCAATTTACATGTAGTCAATATGGAAGTTTTGAAAGGTCTTCCTTACCTCTTTAGTTTGCCGCGGCGGGAACTCACAATGCGTCCAGTCGCCTTGGACCTATCCTCGAGGGTCGGTCTCCGTCCCCAGGGCCTCAAGATCGGATCACGTCAGGGGTCACCAAATTGTAAGCATGTTCCTTTAATCCGATCAGAAGAATCactggagaccagagagtagAATCACTCGAGTTTTATTATTCCCTACACATCCAATCTAATACACGTCAGGCGTTATTGCTGTCCCTAGTACGTGCACAGAGATCTCAGGGGCAGTCCCGTTTTGATCTGAGTGCTTGACCCTGAatgccacatttaaacataaatcatgaatattcagtagctgggcatggacatcttcttcttccttctggcaCTCCTCTACCCTCTAGGCGCCCCACTGGCGCAGCGTTATCTGTAACAGATTGACCTGGGAGGACATGCTACACAATCTATCTATTGTCACAGTACGTTCTTTTCTATGCGATAGGGCAAGgatggagtgtgtttgtgcagtgttgcgTGAAAGTCCTAAACCTCCTTTTAGTCTAATATTTGATATTATGAGCAATGACGTTTACGTCCTTCAGTCATCACGATTTCTAAATCCTGTGTACATGGGCAGTATGTAATTGTAAGCTCCCTCTCAGTAGCACGTTAGAGACAGCAGGGGGAGCCAGTGTGCCTGATTTGTGTGAAGACATATTAATAGAGTACTGTATTTATATGTCTGTCACAGGAGTAATGCTGATTGACTCCACCCtgtgtcactcccccttcagagctctatcgcaacacaatcaagtcaaaattcaaattcacttttttttatattgcacGTTTTACAAACAAAAGGGTTGCACAGGTAAAGAGAAgtttaaaaaactcaaaaggGTTGAAATGATTGTTTTAACATTTCCAGtcctaaaacactaaaaacagaacattcaAACAAAAGCAAATCCATGAAGTAGCAAtatattgataaaataaaaataaataaaaggcatAGAGGATGACACGACTCATGCGGGGTTAGAGGTCAGAGAATAAATGCGGGTCTGCATGCCACtaacaaaactactgcacatcacatcagatttgtcaagttgctttttacagttttgtatcatatttttgtatatttatggagaattgtcatgtgggagcatgggtgatgtagacttgtgggcagagccttgTATGtgattgtactgctaactgtaaggagggttcgaataggacctgggagagatcagACATGCAGGGATGACACCTAAAACCtctttatgcatgtttttgatgagggaacaacattacaacatgtttCCTTTCTTAGATTTCCtgttcctggttggacacagcagcagatgtgacatatgcagaggtaattccataactgttacctagcaaccataatgtaaacaaggaccTTGATGTGTCTGAATGACACAAcagaaaaaagcatgaaaatctgtcatatAGACGTGATTATCTTCAGACAAGAAAGGGGGTGCTGATGGCTCCTCTCCCAATTGTGATCCCTCCCTCTGCGTACTCCGCCATCTTGGATCTGAGCAGGACACCCACCACTTCATTGGTCAGCACATCTCTGTCCTGCCTGACACATGAACGACAgcacatttgcattttaaacaggtttaaaatgggatctggaggactaaaggggagagtgaagagggggaggtctggaggactaaaggggagagtgaggggaaggaggaggggtgggaggggaggggagggggggggagtccacagaaaacagcacaaatacTTGCTTATTCTGATATTTGAATGAAGCTAACAACAATAGCTGCTCACAGGCCTTTATTTGAGGGAGATGCTTCAGAGTGAGAGACAATGGACTATGTAACATCTGTTTACCATGAGAAATAGATAAAAACATTGGCTTTGGTTTTACCTGACATAGGCTCCTGCCACGCCCAGCTCGCACGTACAGTCAGTAAGCACAGGGGGGCGCTCTGCTGACACTATGATATTAGGGGAGGGTGTGGCCTGGATCTTGTCCATAAGAATATAAGCCGTCCTCTCTTTTCCTGGGGCCTCCGTCAGAACACGGCTGATGTCTGAGCCAAAGAAGTTATTTCCTGTgaaggggtcaaaggtcatttgACACATATTACACAGTAGTTAAAATTAGACCAAGAAAATATATCACagtttagttaaatcaatatttaaagtgtcagaaaaatgacATCCTGCCTAAATGATGACATAGTTAGAAGGATTgatctgcatgtatgtctatggtggaatgctcagcagttaccatggtgactcaatgcacacattaaccaaaatagttttaagatcatctgaaaatgcaagaaaaatacaaaatgattcacacagcacattttcaggagcctgtggttgTTATCGAATGAGGTGAGAGTGacgaactgaaaaactgttggctaatgctaatgctaatgctagctagcttgtgactataatgttatttgtttaacagaacaaatcagctcacctgttgtagtccagataagtcagttctctTTATGgtgagattgtgttaaaacaaagctcagattaaagtctgaaCTGAGTAACAgaacctcagacagagcagtgcctacagttagcatcacactctcAAAGAATGTTAATGACCTCAGCTCCAAAGTAtcaattctgttttagaactacTTCGTGTTTGTTCTTTGTTCTCAACACCGCCATCATACAGCTGATATGAcagttttttctaattattattaaataataaatacatcaacAATGGAACATAACCAGGATACCACGTGGTGACGGACATTTTttggcttcattcacacatgacccAGTTCTGATCCTGTTCTGGTCAAATGCAGGTAAATTCCTGGGTCAGCTGCGTGTGTGAACGTagctcctcacctcctccttctctctgaggTTTAAGAACAAATCGTTCTGGAGCTGCTAAGGCCATGTCCACGGCTCTGTCTCCCTCCGGGCCCTAAGACACATTAAAGAGCACATGAAGAGCACATGAAGAGCACATGAAGAGCACATGAAGAGCACATGAAGAGCATATGAAGAGCACATGAAGAGCACATGAAGAGCACATGAAGAGCACATGAAGAGCACATGAAGAGCATATGAAGTGCACATGAAGAGCACATGACGAGCACATGACGAGCATATGAAGAGCACATGAAGAGCACATGAAGAGCATATGAAGAGCACATGAATAGCACATGAAGAGCACATGAAGAGCATATGAAGAGCACATGACGAGCACATGACGAGCGTATGAAGAGCATTGTCAAACACCTGTCCAATCACAGCCTCTAGGTGCGTTTTTTAAATAGGCTGTTAGCTAaggtgatgtgcagctatccatagggggcgccaacagcataTGAtgatttgttgtgatgacgtttatgacCACGTGAACTCCCATTGGACACAGCgattttctaacatggaagtcagccgacttgtttcttttattaagtcgttttagatgaatattgtgatttaaaatgtgtaaattataacatagtgaTCCACATTGTCAGAGATGAAAACtacagagacacaagcacaatatgtctttaatGTGTGTCTGACCAGGTCCAGGGAGTAGAGTCCGGTGAACGTGGCTCTGATCTGCTCCACCACATGAGGGCGCTCTGGAAAGAACCTCTCCAGGACCCCAGGCTCACTCAGAACCTGCTGTACCTTCTTCGTCCCAGCCAAATGTGTGGCGATGTCCGGAACCTTGACGGCACGTGAGCGCTCGAGCAGGAGGCGCAAGTCCCAGATCTGAAGAGACATGAGAACTGTGTGGAAGcagtgtgtagagacatgagAACTGTGTGGAAGcagtgtgtagagacatgagAACTGTGTGGAAGCAGTGTGCAGAGTTTAATCTGAGGCAGGTGTGAAgtctcaggtggagtttgctctaactgtcagactgcagaccTGTTGCCTGGttaatggttaatatctctgtaattactggactgatcccatagactgtatgaaaaaacggactaagtgagtgtgatgtcacccacagcgttcagctccaaatgaagctcattgagttacagttacaggggccaatttggaccagagttccatatttggaattccgactatgagtatcgtagcaaccaaagagccaatctggagcgaggctgatgaaggtaacaccccttcccacctgcaccactggtttagcacggagcgggTGCTTAATAGCattgttaatcaaacctgttgctaacgttagcaggagcgacctcaaggaaagaaggcacctgattgttattaatgttatatttagatttacagacacaatagtgaaataaaaactacagaatcatgtagagcgggttaatacgaacattttaagatgcaactgatgagtctgacagcagtagttacagaaaGAGTGGTGAAAATTTTTCattgtgaagtgaattggagccagagtcgatggagccggaacaTCACTCAtgttcatttcctatttggaacatggcggctaacacattagctatgtccatttatacatacagtctatggtgacaCCTAAACTCTGCTGTACATTCATGTCACTGAGAATGTGATgagcgagagaggagggagcTCTGCTGtattctacaaacatgtttaaccaatcagaaagtgaGGGTCCTGTTTTGTCACAACTACATGAAGATTGACATGAAAGAGGTCAATCACAACTGAGGGTCCCTCACAGCTGATGGAGCTTCACAGCTGCGGGACCTTCACAGCTGAGGACCTTTACAGCTGAGGGCCCCTTGAGGGCCCTTCACACCTGAGGGACCTTCACAGCTGCGGGGCCCATAGTGCAGAGGCCCAAGAGGATGAATGAACTGTCCAACCTGATCATGGCCACACTCTTCTCTACAGGCACTAGACTCAGGGGTACAGAGCCTGCGGAGATCACATTTCTGGATCATAAATTTGGAGATTCCTTTAAAAGCAGTGACTCTCCAATAGAGCTGTATAGGCTCTGCCCTCTGTGTGAGATCATGAAGTCATCCTCCTGTGTACAGATGAGTGTTTACCTGCTCAGTGTAATGATCAGGGGCATGGCCATAGCGGAAATACACCACTGCGATCTCTCTGCCATCTCTGAAACCAAACATCTTTGGTTAttaatagcaaaagacgaagtttaaatctgtcaactggacaaatcgttgtaggagtgaagacgtttcgctgttcatccaagctgcttcttcagttctggttagattactggtggccactgcgttatatctatctgaagggaggggctaactacattgaaactgtaaacatctattgtctccactttcagctgaaactaccctattcagcccttaacgaccctgaaGGCAGTGGCCATCAGTAATATcacaagaactgaagaagtggtttggacgagcagcgaaacgtcttcactcttacaattatttgtccagttgatagatttaaactttgtcttttgctatggatcagacacAGACATCTCCGGTTATTAACTTAAACCAGCCCTGTTCTTCAAATTTTTatgttcagatctttaaccatgttctaatcGTTTCTTGTCATTtactcactcaaagttgtatttggagtgattcatgtttgaataatctttaatctcttattttcaatcTACCATTTTGTCAATCTACCCCCATTGCACGCCCACTATGGCATACATACCCATTATGgcatacacacccactgtgatgtaAGTGCCCACTGTGgtgtacacacttccttctccagttttattttcttaatcggtgatactcgtaggacttggcagcattgtgtagtcattttggtaaaaatttaaaaatataaaaatctagtgtgatgtgcagctgcaCTGATACCAAGTGAAAGGGCTGGGACTCATATTCATCAATGGGCTGCCAATACCAAGAGCCAATActaagagccgataccactgtaaaTGTGCTGTGTCGTATTTGACCCTCACAAATAAGAAGGTACTTCTCTAAATTACAATGGAATTATACCTTAGTCCCGAGGGCACCGGGTTTATGTCCAAAGTGTATGGTGAGGCATTCACGTGGGACGCTTGAGGTGGAACTTTTGTTGGAATTCGCCGCATGTCAACGAATGTCAGCTTCAGGAATACATCCAGTACTGTATCACACTGCCACTGtgtgcttttaactgtatgcttataataataatagtaatacttaaaactgcaagcagtaaTAAAGGCCTTCGCCACCCCCTGCGACCACGGGGTACACGCCACAGTGAaaatcctgcctttcgttcccgcttacatcgcctgTTCCCCCAAAATCATCATCaaagtaatactactccattcattccaatgagatcatttatgacattgtcacgcctgcaccgttggaaatagaggcatgtcttcattggcttttttgttcagtatgatgagaggaatatgtgtacaaaatttcagtgttttatgacAAACTAAATTTTTTCATCTCAGTGAActaaaacccatgtatttcaatgagaaatgttagacgctgccatggcaacacctttgcaaatagaggtatattctcattggcttttttgttcggTATGGCAATaggaatgtccatgccaaatttcaaatgtttgtgacaaagttatttttttgagtACCACTCAAAAgctcaagggggcgctgtggagcaatgtaacattggacatatgtaaattgcatatgATTTCCTTCACATCAAcagttttaacaaaatgtatattaatgccgggaaattggacactgcatgtttgagttacgtgccatttaaaacttcaaaaaacgtcttttttcttcgCAGGCtgaccacacccacattttatgacttaaaaaATTAAAGTAGCCTATATTCCCACATGGGCTTAGTTCATTTGAagcaatttgcaagtttcttgaataaaaatccacggcgtaaaaaattcaaatgtgagagtgaaaattttgaaaaaattgggttccgcccacaatgaccgacttcctgtagggtttagggtggggtcataatatattgtattattattattattattattattattattattattattattattattattattattattattattattattattattattattatggaaaGTTTTCCAAAGTTTGTTTTTCactgtctgtctctgctgtgaCTCACACAAACAGTCTGTTCTCTTCATCCAGGGACGCTGAGGCACAGACCTCCTCCAAAGAGCGACGAATCACACAGATGTTCCTGAGACAAGTGCGAgaggtgtgacaggtgagacaggacaaaatagtgaaataaaaaccccaggatcatgtggagcgggttaaaaccaacattttaagaccaaaatgacgagcctgacagcagcagttacagagagagctgAGTCCATGGATCTTTAAAAATAACTGGAGGGTATTACAGCTAATGTGTTCAGACCTGGGCTTCAAAAAAAGGGTTTGACgtctctagttggacgcctctgCATTTGAGGCAGACGCTACTGGCacgtgcatggatgacgttGTGGACAGACTTAGGAGGAAAATACCTGACTCGTCCAGGGCATCAGTTGATGTGTCCAGGGTGTCCGTTGCGGTCTATGAGTGCTTTGGATactttgttttgtctctttgtgaATGCTGCAGACCAGGTATAGAGAGTGGCTTTAAtggatttattacataaaactcatCAGCAGGGCTAGGCGGCGGCGTGTCTGGGTCCAtgactagcctttatgctagccgGTGTGCCCAGCATAATTACGTTGCAACtagtttgtagctgatgtctttcttctttttccgGATTATGACTTCGCTTCACTGGTGCGTAGCCTCTGACTGGTTGATGCTGTGAGTCAAACGCCAGAACAGAGCGAACAAAGCCTGAACAGAGCACCTAACACCTGAACAGAAAGACCGATGCCTTTACAGAGCGACCAACGCCTAAACAAGGTGCGTCAACCATAAATTGTGCATGTAAACTCCATGCCCCTAATGCCGCAGTGTGAATACACCAATAAAGTTGTCTGGAGctggactagtggccactcatttgTACTACAGTGAAAAAATCCCTCCTCCCCAGAAAGAATTTTTCCCACAGAGTGCAATCACAGACTGCTCGTGTTCGGCTGACGGGGACTGACAGTGACTGAAAAAAGGTCAGCTTTTGTGTCAGTCTTTACCTATTTTCACCTCATAAACTTTGTCAGTTCAAAATCCTTCGGCTGTCTctagctctgattggtcagagtaGTCGTATGATATGGGATACAGCACTCCTTGAGCCTGAATGCAAGAAGAGCAGGACAGCACCCGGTTAGTGGGCAGGAGAGCCACAAGACATACTGACCCTCTAAAGCTAATGTAGAGACACGTGAGCTCGGCCCAATCACTTGAAAGAggcggccatgtttaggccccggggtttggattttttttcccctgatgacacaggcatattccaagatgacaatgccaggattcattctcaaattgtgaaagagtggttcagggagcatgagacatcattttcacacatggattggccaccacagagaatctttgggatgtgctggagaaggctttgtgcagcggtcagactctaacatctCCACCATCcgtcatcaatgcaagatcttggtgaaaaatgtataaaacaatgGATGGAAGTAAATCTTGTGatattgcagaagcttattgaaacaatgccacagcgaattcgggcagtaatcaaagctaaaggcggtccaatgaa harbors:
- the LOC117372957 gene encoding glutathione synthetase-like, producing MSKSCPGLFEALLKDEALLQPLVEFARDAACLHGVLMRPPPTMKPAHVTLMPFTLLPIPMPRALYFQAVEVQTLFNTLVDRVSQDEAFLEKALSSTIEVDDFTARLFHIYKQIQREGRTPSIVLGLNRCDYMLDQGSSLKQVEINTFAVGMGGLSARLVEVHRDVLRYAGRPEESEQLQQKFPSTLHASAVAKAWELYGSHRAVVLLLVLPTCFNRPIQRYLEMALLRWNICVIRRSLEEVCASASLDEENRLFVDGREIAVVYFRYGHAPDHYTEQIWDLRLLLERSRAVKVPDIATHLAGTKKVQQVLSEPGVLERFFPERPHVVEQIRATFTGLYSLDLGPEGDRAVDMALAAPERFVLKPQREGGGNNFFGSDISRVLTEAPGKERTAYILMDKIQATPSPNIIVSAERPPVLTDCTCELGVAGAYVRQDRDVLTNEVVGVLLRSKMAEYAEGGITIGRGAISTPFLV